In one Rhopalosiphum padi isolate XX-2018 chromosome 3, ASM2088224v1, whole genome shotgun sequence genomic region, the following are encoded:
- the LOC132927179 gene encoding uncharacterized protein LOC132927179 isoform X3, which yields MTNMELDIDEMPDNSPLKKYSSELATQDKMIIRIKKQEPDVDIEGKDSSTEQDEVVSYTCEFVQKVDETKSELIELCDEPIETIRQDENFIYPAITNSDDEDTNDATWQPPSNILTPGDRLIRKHIKCLYPKVEKPLSKKKKCKNNKTNDEVAIKRLKKGRLPKCKQVLEDIDISKPATDFAKEDITSIGESITKKSCDSQTPKVGRPRKGMATPKQRLGRIIKIHKMIK from the exons ATGACAAATATGGAATTAGATATCGATGAAATGCCTGATAACTCTCCTCTAAAGAAGTATTCTAGTGAATTAGCTACTCAAG ataaaatgatTATCAGAATAAAGAAGCAAGAACCAGATGTAGACATTGAAGGTAAAGATTCATCCACAGAGCAAGATGAAGTTGT atcaTACACTTGTGAATTTGTTCAAAAAGTTGATGAAACTAAATCAGAGTTGATCGAATTATGTGATGAACCAATTGAAACTATTCGTCAAGATGAAAATTTta tatatccaGCTATAACAAACTCTGATGATGAAGATACCAACGATGCGACATGGCAGCCACCGTCTAATATTTTAACTCCTGGAGACCGCCTAATTCGCAAAcatattaaatgtttgtatcCAAAAGTTGAAAAACCTTTATCAAAGAAAAAGAAATGTAAGAATAACAAGACTAATGATGAAGTAGCAATTAAACGTTTg AAAAAGGGTCGCTTACCAAAATGTAAACAAGTTTTAGAAGACATAGATATTTCAAAGCCAGCTACTGATTTTGCTAAAGAAGACATAACAAGTATTGGTGaatcaattacaaaaaaaagttgtgATTCACAAACCCCTAAAG ttGGTAGACCAAGAAAAGGTATGGCTACACCAAAACAACGCCTGGgacgtattataaaaatacacaaaatgataaaataa
- the LOC132927179 gene encoding uncharacterized protein LOC132927179 isoform X2, translating to MKLLRRHINIFRWLMTNMELDIDEMPDNSPLKKYSSELATQDKMIIRIKKQEPDVDIEGKDSSTEQDEVVSYTCEFVQKVDETKSELIELCDEPIETIRQDENFIYPAITNSDDEDTNDATWQPPSNILTPGDRLIRKHIKCLYPKVEKPLSKKKKCKNNKTNDEVAIKRLKKGRLPKCKQVLEDIDISKPATDFAKEDITSIGESITKKSCDSQTPKVGRPRKGMATPKQRLGRIIKIHKMIK from the exons ATGAAATTACTGCGCcggcatataaatattttcag gtgGCTTATGACAAATATGGAATTAGATATCGATGAAATGCCTGATAACTCTCCTCTAAAGAAGTATTCTAGTGAATTAGCTACTCAAG ataaaatgatTATCAGAATAAAGAAGCAAGAACCAGATGTAGACATTGAAGGTAAAGATTCATCCACAGAGCAAGATGAAGTTGT atcaTACACTTGTGAATTTGTTCAAAAAGTTGATGAAACTAAATCAGAGTTGATCGAATTATGTGATGAACCAATTGAAACTATTCGTCAAGATGAAAATTTta tatatccaGCTATAACAAACTCTGATGATGAAGATACCAACGATGCGACATGGCAGCCACCGTCTAATATTTTAACTCCTGGAGACCGCCTAATTCGCAAAcatattaaatgtttgtatcCAAAAGTTGAAAAACCTTTATCAAAGAAAAAGAAATGTAAGAATAACAAGACTAATGATGAAGTAGCAATTAAACGTTTg AAAAAGGGTCGCTTACCAAAATGTAAACAAGTTTTAGAAGACATAGATATTTCAAAGCCAGCTACTGATTTTGCTAAAGAAGACATAACAAGTATTGGTGaatcaattacaaaaaaaagttgtgATTCACAAACCCCTAAAG ttGGTAGACCAAGAAAAGGTATGGCTACACCAAAACAACGCCTGGgacgtattataaaaatacacaaaatgataaaataa
- the LOC132927179 gene encoding uncharacterized protein LOC132927179 isoform X1 — protein sequence MKLLRRHINIFSRWLMTNMELDIDEMPDNSPLKKYSSELATQDKMIIRIKKQEPDVDIEGKDSSTEQDEVVSYTCEFVQKVDETKSELIELCDEPIETIRQDENFIYPAITNSDDEDTNDATWQPPSNILTPGDRLIRKHIKCLYPKVEKPLSKKKKCKNNKTNDEVAIKRLKKGRLPKCKQVLEDIDISKPATDFAKEDITSIGESITKKSCDSQTPKVGRPRKGMATPKQRLGRIIKIHKMIK from the exons ATGAAATTACTGCGCcggcatataaatattttcag taggtgGCTTATGACAAATATGGAATTAGATATCGATGAAATGCCTGATAACTCTCCTCTAAAGAAGTATTCTAGTGAATTAGCTACTCAAG ataaaatgatTATCAGAATAAAGAAGCAAGAACCAGATGTAGACATTGAAGGTAAAGATTCATCCACAGAGCAAGATGAAGTTGT atcaTACACTTGTGAATTTGTTCAAAAAGTTGATGAAACTAAATCAGAGTTGATCGAATTATGTGATGAACCAATTGAAACTATTCGTCAAGATGAAAATTTta tatatccaGCTATAACAAACTCTGATGATGAAGATACCAACGATGCGACATGGCAGCCACCGTCTAATATTTTAACTCCTGGAGACCGCCTAATTCGCAAAcatattaaatgtttgtatcCAAAAGTTGAAAAACCTTTATCAAAGAAAAAGAAATGTAAGAATAACAAGACTAATGATGAAGTAGCAATTAAACGTTTg AAAAAGGGTCGCTTACCAAAATGTAAACAAGTTTTAGAAGACATAGATATTTCAAAGCCAGCTACTGATTTTGCTAAAGAAGACATAACAAGTATTGGTGaatcaattacaaaaaaaagttgtgATTCACAAACCCCTAAAG ttGGTAGACCAAGAAAAGGTATGGCTACACCAAAACAACGCCTGGgacgtattataaaaatacacaaaatgataaaataa